From the genome of Vicia villosa cultivar HV-30 ecotype Madison, WI linkage group LG2, Vvil1.0, whole genome shotgun sequence, one region includes:
- the LOC131653441 gene encoding F-box protein At1g60400-like — MRRFKSVVFSDLSSSFIVQLLASATQTNNLACKVMSNSVTKKVKVTDDVQKDMLSDLPDCIILHILSFLRTKHAIRTGILSSRWKHLWKRLPALILWRSDFQCYNIFIEFMRKVLSLRDSSVSLHTLDFEDISHLLEPHILEWIVNYAISHNVQRLQFSITSVVEQIPLTLLSSQTLTHLNLSVCYECKSLFPKSLNLPALSTLELGNFTFYKDSEPFSTFSRLKSLLISDCNVEGAGTLCISSATLVNFTMHVESDLDNYYKIDLCTPSLSTFAFRGYPYQDISGSNISSLKHVDIDAGVFPYRLDGPPLFLFNWLPEFANIKSLTVTASTLQALSLVPELLEFKIPFMCKLKFLKVKIEEIEYELRMMLRDVKLLNVESKKEAARIQEAFNLGLEPSPLVPDEIVDFLLQNSPSAKVDLVDCRQKPLRRRL; from the exons atgcgtAGATTTAAATCTGttgtcttttctgatttgagttcCAGTTTCATTGTACAGCTTCTAGCTTCTGCAACTCAAACCAACAATCTCGCTTGCAAG GTAATGTCTAATTCCGTGACGAAGAAAGTTAAAGTTACTGATGATGTACAGAAAGACATGCTCAGCGATTTACCCGATTGCATTATCCTTCACATACTCTCTTTTCTGAGGACCAAACACGCCATTAGAACTGGCATTTTATCTTCAAGATGGAAGCATCTCTGGAAACGTCTTCCAGCTCTTATACTTTGGAGATCAGATTTTCAATGTTATAATATATTCATAGAATTCATGCGTAAGGTTTTATCTCTTCGCGATTCCTCTGTGTCATTGCACACTCTCGACTTTGAGGATATATCTCATCTCTTGGAGCCTCACATACTTGAATGGATTGTGAATTATGCTATTTCACACAATGTTCAACGCTTACAATTTAGTATAACTAGTGTCGTCGAACAAATTCCTCTTACCTTACTATCATCGCAGACTTTAACACATCTTAACCTTTCAGTTTGTTATGAATGTAAAAGCCTGTTTCCAAAATCTCTCAATTTGCCAGCATTATCTACCTTGGAACTAGGCAATTTTACATTTTATAAAGACTCTGAACCATTTTCAACCTTTAGTAGGTTGAAAAGTTTGCTCATTTCTGATTGCAACGTGGAAGGCGCAGGAACCCTCTGCATATCAAGCGCAACCCTCGTCAATTTTACGATGCACGTTGAGTCAGACTTAGACAACTATTATAAAATTGATCTTTGCACTCCGAGTCTTTCTACATTTGCTTTTCGTGGATATCCTTATCAGGATATCTCTGGTAGCAATATTTCTTCTCTTAAACATGTAGATATTGACGCAGGAGTATTTCCATATAGACTTGATGGGCCTCCTTTGTTTCTGTTCAATTGGCTCCCAGAATTTGCTAATATAAAATCATTGACAGTCACTGCAAGTACTCTCCAG GCTCTCTCCTTAGTTCCTGAATTGTTGGAGTTTAAGATTCCTTTCATGTGTAAattgaagtttttgaaagtgaaaaTTGAGGAAATTGAATATGAACTTCGCATGATGTTGCGCGATGTCAAGTTACTGAACGTCGAGTCAAAGAAAGAAGCTGCCAGGATACAGGAAGCATTTAATTTAGGATTGGAACCGTCTCCGCTCGTACCTGATGAAATTGTGGACTTCTTGCTTCAAAATTCACCCTCAGCTAAAGTTGACTTGGTTGATTGCAGACAAAAACCTCTTAGACGGAGATTATAA
- the LOC131653442 gene encoding mitochondrial import inner membrane translocase subunit TIM17-2-like, whose product MGTPETSREPCPDRILDDIGGAFGMGAVGGSAFHFLKGLYNSPKGDRLIGATQAVRLNAPRIGGSFAVWGGLFSSFDCTMVYVRQKEDPWNSIVAGAATGGFLAMRQGFAASARSAAFGGVLLALIEGAGIALNKFLSAQQPLPIMMDEMPPQTPENSDLNKSWFGGMFGGAKEEDKNTSGGIDVKILESFDAPPVPNFEYK is encoded by the coding sequence ATGGGAACACCAGAAACTTCACGAGAGCCATGTCCAGATCGCATCCTAGACGACATCGGAGGAGCCTTCGGAATGGGCGCCGTCGGCGGCTCCGCCTTCCATTTCCTCAAAGGTCTCTACAATTCCCCCAAAGGCGATCGATTAATCGGCGCAACACAAGCCGTTCGTCTCAACGCTCCAAGAATCGGCGGTAGTTTCGCCGTTTGGGGTGGTCTTTTCTCCTCTTTTGACTGTACTATGGTTTACGTTCGTCAGAAAGAAGATCCATGGAATTCGATTGTCGCTGGTGCTGCTACCGGTGGTTTTCTTGCTATGCGTCAGGGTTTTGCTGCTTCTGCTCGATCCGCTGCGTTTGGCGGCGTTCTTCTTGCGCTTATTGAAGGTGCCGGGATCGCGCTTAATAAGTTTCTTAGTGCTCAGCAGCCTTTGCCGATTATGATGGATGAGATGCCGCCGCAGACGCCGGAGAATTCCGATTTGAATAAGTCGTGGTTTGGTGGAATGTTCGGTGGAGCCAAGGAAGAAGACAAGAATACTAGTGGAGGAATCGATGTGAAGATTCTTGAGAGTTTTGATGCTCCTCCTGTGCCTAATTTCGAGTACaagtga